A window of the Pseudomonas gozinkensis genome harbors these coding sequences:
- a CDS encoding LacI family DNA-binding transcriptional regulator produces MSEEKPRKRRGAGRVTLNAVARQAGVSAITVSRYFNQPEQVSPERSERIAAVVAELGYVPNLVAGGLASARGKIVGMVIPNISGPIFANTIQGFSDTLSRHGYQLLLASSYFSTEQEENAVRAFLGWSPAALVVTSHFHSPGTEKMLAEADIPVIETWDYQPDREPMQIGFSHFEVGVSAARYLHGKGYRRIAFVQNSAPGDFSALERRDGYAATVRELGLEPWVFAPDADHAPFEAGKQAMQALMNASPRPDAIIFANDNLAAGGLLAGQRAGLKIPEDCAVLGFGDYPFAEMLLPSLSTIKPPALEIGVLAATRVLESLGVLPSDEVQRLNLLQCTVIEREST; encoded by the coding sequence TTGAGCGAAGAAAAGCCCCGCAAACGCCGCGGCGCCGGTCGCGTGACCCTCAACGCGGTGGCGCGCCAGGCCGGTGTTTCGGCGATCACCGTGTCGCGCTACTTCAACCAGCCGGAACAGGTCTCGCCCGAACGCAGCGAACGGATAGCGGCGGTGGTCGCCGAACTGGGTTACGTGCCGAATCTGGTGGCCGGCGGGCTCGCCTCGGCGCGGGGGAAAATCGTCGGCATGGTGATCCCGAACATCTCCGGGCCGATCTTTGCCAACACCATTCAGGGCTTCAGCGACACCCTCAGCCGTCATGGTTATCAGCTTCTTCTGGCATCGAGTTACTTCAGCACTGAACAGGAAGAAAACGCCGTGCGGGCCTTCCTCGGCTGGTCGCCGGCGGCGCTGGTGGTCACCAGTCACTTCCACAGTCCGGGCACGGAAAAGATGCTCGCCGAGGCGGATATTCCGGTGATCGAAACCTGGGATTACCAGCCAGATCGCGAGCCGATGCAGATCGGCTTTTCGCACTTTGAAGTGGGTGTCAGCGCCGCTCGTTACTTACACGGCAAGGGCTATCGGCGAATCGCGTTTGTGCAGAACAGCGCACCTGGCGACTTCAGCGCACTGGAGCGCCGCGACGGTTACGCCGCGACCGTGCGTGAGCTAGGACTTGAGCCCTGGGTATTTGCACCGGACGCCGATCACGCCCCGTTCGAGGCCGGCAAGCAAGCGATGCAAGCGCTGATGAACGCCTCACCTCGCCCGGACGCGATCATCTTCGCCAACGACAACCTCGCCGCCGGCGGCCTGCTCGCCGGACAACGCGCCGGCCTCAAGATCCCCGAAGACTGCGCCGTCCTCGGCTTCGGCGACTACCCGTTCGCCGAGATGCTGCTGCCCAGCCTGAGCACCATCAAACCGCCCGCGCTGGAGATCGGCGTACTGGCGGCGACGCGGGTGCTGGAAAGCCTGGGCGTGTTGCCGAGCGATGAGGTGCAGCGGTTGAATCTGCTGCAGTGCACGGTCATTGAGCGGGAAAGTACCTGA
- a CDS encoding LLM class flavin-dependent oxidoreductase, translating to MSRQLKLGAFLMATGHHVAAWRHPDVPANAGLDFAHYKRLAQIAEAAKFDTLFVADSVAAPTQDIASRMARSDHFEPLTLLSALSAVTEHIGLIATATTSYNEPYHVARKFASLDHLSGGRAGWNLVTSDNAAEAQNFGRDEHIGHAERYSRAREFHQVVTGLWDSWQDDAFIRDKASGAYYHPEKLHVLNHVGEHFRVKGPLNVARSPQGQPVIVQAGSSETGRELAAQTAEVVFTAQTSLASAQAFYAELKGRLPKYGRSADSLKIMPGVFVVVGQTEAEAQEKCETFQQLVEPEVGVALLGRMLGNFDLSKYPLDGPLPELPLTESGQQSRQKLLTELAGRENLTLAELGRKIAGGRGHYSLVGTPEQIADRLQEWFELGAADGFNVLVPHLPGGLEDFANGVVPELQRRGLFRTEYEGRTLRQNLGLARPGNRFV from the coding sequence ATGAGCAGACAGCTGAAACTCGGCGCGTTCCTCATGGCCACCGGGCACCACGTTGCCGCGTGGCGCCATCCGGACGTACCGGCCAATGCCGGGCTGGATTTCGCCCATTACAAACGCCTGGCGCAGATTGCCGAGGCGGCGAAGTTCGACACCCTGTTCGTCGCCGACAGCGTCGCCGCCCCGACCCAGGACATCGCCAGCCGCATGGCCCGTTCGGATCACTTCGAACCGCTGACCTTGCTCTCGGCGTTAAGCGCAGTGACCGAACACATCGGCCTGATCGCCACCGCCACCACCAGCTACAACGAGCCGTACCACGTGGCGCGTAAATTCGCGTCTCTCGATCACCTGTCCGGCGGGCGAGCGGGGTGGAATCTGGTGACCTCGGACAACGCCGCCGAAGCGCAGAATTTCGGCCGCGACGAACACATCGGCCATGCCGAACGCTACAGCCGCGCCCGGGAATTTCATCAGGTGGTCACCGGGCTCTGGGACAGTTGGCAAGACGACGCCTTCATTCGCGACAAGGCCAGCGGCGCGTATTACCACCCGGAAAAACTGCATGTGCTGAATCACGTCGGCGAGCACTTCCGGGTCAAAGGCCCGCTGAATGTCGCGCGTTCGCCACAGGGTCAGCCGGTGATCGTGCAGGCCGGCTCGTCGGAAACCGGGCGTGAACTGGCGGCGCAGACGGCCGAAGTGGTGTTCACCGCGCAGACCTCGCTGGCCAGCGCCCAGGCGTTTTACGCCGAGCTCAAGGGACGGTTGCCGAAGTACGGACGCAGTGCCGATTCGCTGAAAATCATGCCCGGCGTATTCGTCGTGGTCGGGCAGACGGAAGCCGAAGCGCAAGAAAAATGTGAAACGTTTCAGCAATTGGTCGAACCCGAGGTTGGCGTCGCCCTGCTTGGGCGTATGCTGGGCAACTTCGATCTGTCGAAGTACCCGCTGGACGGGCCGCTGCCGGAATTGCCGCTGACTGAAAGTGGCCAGCAGAGCCGGCAGAAGTTGCTGACGGAGCTGGCGGGGCGGGAAAACCTCACGCTGGCTGAGCTCGGTCGCAAGATTGCCGGTGGTCGCGGGCATTACAGTCTGGTTGGTACGCCTGAGCAGATTGCCGACCGCTTGCAAGAATGGTTCGAGCTAGGCGCGGCGGACGGTTTCAACGTGCTGGTGCCGCACCTGCCGGGCGGGCTTGAAGACTTCGCCAACGGCGTGGTCCCGGAACTGCAACGGCGCGGGCTGTTCAGAACGGAATACGAAGGGCGGACTTTACGCCAGAACCTTGGCCTTGCCCGCCCCGGCAACAGATTTGTGTAG
- the tauD gene encoding taurine dioxygenase, translating to MSSLNITPLSSALGAQISGVDISQPLNQEQRDAIEQALLKYQVLFFRNQPIEPSQQARFAHYFGDLHIHPIYPNVPEQPEVLILDTAVTDVRDNAIWHTDVTFLPTPAMGAVLSAKLLPEFGGDTLWASGIAAYEALSAPMKALLEGLTATHDFTRSFPLERYGNTPEALAQWEAARHKNPPLSHPVIRTHPVSGRRSLFVSEGFTSKINELSETESEAVLKFLFAHATRPEFTIRWRWQKDDIAFWDNRVTQHYAVDDYRPARRVMQRATVLGDVPFFK from the coding sequence ATGAGCAGCCTGAATATCACCCCGTTAAGCTCGGCCCTCGGCGCACAGATCAGCGGCGTCGACATCAGCCAGCCGCTGAACCAGGAACAGCGCGACGCCATCGAGCAGGCGTTGCTCAAGTACCAAGTGCTGTTCTTCCGCAATCAGCCGATCGAGCCTTCGCAGCAGGCACGCTTCGCCCACTATTTCGGCGACCTGCATATTCACCCGATCTACCCGAACGTGCCGGAGCAACCGGAAGTGCTGATCCTCGACACCGCCGTCACCGACGTGCGCGACAACGCGATCTGGCACACCGACGTGACCTTCCTGCCGACCCCGGCCATGGGCGCGGTGCTCAGTGCCAAGTTGCTGCCGGAATTTGGAGGCGATACGTTGTGGGCCAGCGGGATTGCTGCGTATGAGGCGCTGTCGGCACCGATGAAAGCGCTGCTCGAAGGTCTGACTGCGACTCACGATTTCACCCGCTCGTTTCCGCTGGAGCGCTACGGCAACACGCCGGAAGCACTGGCGCAGTGGGAAGCGGCGCGGCACAAGAATCCACCGCTGTCGCACCCGGTGATTCGTACGCACCCGGTGAGCGGGCGCCGTTCGCTGTTCGTCAGCGAAGGATTCACGTCGAAGATCAATGAGCTGTCGGAAACCGAGAGTGAAGCGGTGTTGAAGTTCTTGTTCGCGCATGCGACGCGGCCGGAATTCACCATTCGCTGGCGCTGGCAGAAGGATGACATTGCATTCTGGGACAACCGCGTGACGCAGCATTACGCGGTGGATGATTACCGGCCGGCGCGGCGGGTGATGCAGCGGGCTACGGTGTTGGGGGATGTGCCGTTCTTTAAATAG
- a CDS encoding TonB-dependent receptor translates to MYNIPGATHKLAQSIRAAGWLLTGLAALPLPAAFAADSTDQEPTLKSVTVTATRREESLQKVPVAVSVIDGEQLERDNRNSVVSIVQQVPSLNFRTGASNKDTSLFVRGVGTISTSPGVEPTVATVIDGVVYARPGQSTLDLLDLERVEVLRGPQGTLFGKNASAGVLNITSKAPTAETHGYIDQSYYSGNESRTRFGIGGSLIPDTLKGSISTLFGTYDGNVDNQHNGQEVNGYNHRGVRGKLEFTPNDDVTFTLIADYMQSHDDGPNGVVTKSLTPAFANALSPVSATSHNRDINTDTRSHVEDTNKGLSGQLDWQLGDYTLTSITAWRGWDNTQYQDGDRLGTVTAAFPGTADKGDLAFDQYSQELRLASPKGEFLEYVGGLFYMHGKDDETYQRTLTTTTSVNRGVADYSTTSDSYAVFGESTLNFTSDLRGIAGLRYTHDDLEYDHRRVSTSATTVSGIQPATRSSGSVDEDGWSGRLGLQYDLSDTVTTYLTYSRGYKGPAYNVFFNMQPRDTEALKPETSNTWEAGIKASSWNNRLTTNLAVFHSGYENYQANFFDTVAGQVVTRLINAGSVSTEGVELDFALQATQQLKFSGALAYTRARIDQFSCPAGAAASCNVNGKPLPFSPDWKSYVRADYFIPLDNGLDIELGTDYSWQSEVQYDISQNADTKQGAYGLWNASVALADYTNGWRVALLGKNLTDKSYSPLLASGGNYIYRAVPRDDERYFGVQLRKDF, encoded by the coding sequence ATGTACAACATTCCTGGGGCGACACACAAACTGGCGCAATCGATCCGCGCTGCGGGCTGGCTACTCACCGGGCTGGCCGCGCTGCCGCTGCCGGCCGCGTTCGCCGCCGACAGCACCGATCAGGAGCCGACACTCAAGTCCGTCACGGTCACCGCCACCCGCCGCGAAGAGTCGCTGCAAAAGGTGCCGGTGGCGGTGTCGGTGATCGACGGCGAGCAACTCGAGCGCGACAACCGCAACAGCGTGGTGAGCATCGTCCAGCAAGTGCCGTCGCTGAATTTCCGCACTGGCGCATCGAACAAGGACACCTCGTTGTTCGTGCGCGGCGTGGGGACGATTTCCACCTCGCCGGGTGTCGAACCGACCGTGGCCACGGTGATTGATGGCGTGGTTTATGCGCGCCCCGGCCAGTCCACTCTGGATCTGCTGGACCTGGAACGCGTCGAAGTCTTGCGCGGCCCGCAAGGCACGCTGTTCGGCAAGAACGCTTCGGCCGGCGTGCTGAACATCACCAGCAAGGCGCCGACCGCCGAGACCCACGGCTACATCGATCAGTCGTACTACAGCGGCAACGAAAGCCGCACCCGTTTCGGCATCGGCGGCAGCCTGATTCCGGACACGCTCAAGGGTTCGATCAGCACCTTGTTCGGCACTTACGATGGCAACGTCGACAACCAGCACAACGGTCAGGAGGTCAACGGTTACAACCATCGCGGCGTACGCGGCAAACTGGAATTCACCCCGAACGACGACGTCACCTTCACCCTGATCGCCGACTACATGCAGTCCCACGATGACGGCCCGAACGGCGTCGTGACCAAGTCGTTGACCCCGGCCTTCGCCAACGCGCTGAGCCCGGTCAGCGCCACCAGCCACAACCGCGACATCAACACCGACACCCGCTCCCACGTCGAGGACACCAACAAGGGCCTGTCCGGCCAACTCGACTGGCAACTGGGTGATTACACCCTGACGTCGATCACCGCGTGGCGCGGCTGGGACAACACCCAGTATCAGGACGGCGACCGCCTCGGCACGGTGACGGCGGCGTTCCCCGGCACGGCGGACAAGGGCGATCTGGCCTTCGACCAGTACTCGCAGGAACTGCGTCTGGCGTCGCCGAAAGGCGAGTTTCTCGAATATGTCGGCGGCCTGTTCTACATGCACGGCAAGGATGACGAGACTTATCAGCGCACGCTGACCACGACCACCAGCGTCAACCGTGGCGTCGCCGACTACAGCACCACCAGCGACAGCTATGCGGTGTTCGGCGAAAGCACGCTGAATTTCACCTCGGACTTGCGTGGCATCGCCGGCCTGCGCTACACCCACGATGATCTGGAATACGATCACCGTCGTGTCTCCACGTCTGCAACCACGGTCAGCGGCATTCAACCGGCCACCCGCAGCTCCGGTTCGGTGGACGAGGATGGGTGGTCCGGCCGGCTCGGTTTGCAGTACGACCTGAGCGATACCGTCACTACCTACCTGACCTACTCGCGCGGTTACAAAGGCCCGGCCTACAACGTGTTCTTCAACATGCAGCCGCGCGATACCGAAGCGCTGAAACCGGAAACCTCCAACACCTGGGAGGCGGGGATCAAGGCCTCTTCCTGGAACAATCGCCTGACCACCAACCTTGCGGTTTTCCACAGCGGCTACGAAAACTATCAGGCGAACTTTTTCGACACCGTCGCCGGGCAAGTCGTAACGCGCCTGATCAACGCCGGCAGCGTCAGCACCGAGGGCGTGGAACTTGATTTCGCCTTGCAGGCGACTCAGCAACTGAAGTTCTCCGGCGCACTGGCCTACACCCGCGCCCGCATCGACCAGTTCTCCTGCCCGGCGGGCGCGGCGGCGTCGTGCAACGTCAACGGCAAACCGCTGCCGTTCAGCCCGGACTGGAAAAGCTACGTGCGGGCCGACTACTTCATCCCGCTGGATAACGGCCTGGATATCGAACTCGGCACCGACTACAGCTGGCAGAGCGAAGTGCAGTACGACATCAGCCAGAACGCCGACACCAAACAGGGCGCCTACGGCCTCTGGAACGCCAGCGTCGCTCTGGCCGATTACACCAACGGCTGGCGCGTGGCATTGCTCGGCAAGAACCTCACCGACAAGTCGTATTCGCCGTTGCTCGCCAGCGGTGGTAATTACATCTACCGCGCCGTGCCCCGCGACGACGAGCGCTACTTTGGCGTGCAACTGCGCAAGGATTTCTGA
- the tauC gene encoding taurine ABC transporter permease TauC, whose protein sequence is MSSYDVSATAVKPATASVVIPVRRSLSTRWISLLTLFALLVIWWAVTATGLIEPLFLPPPSAVLQKGWLLATTGYMDSTLWQHLGASLSRIGLGLGFAILTAVPVGIAIGANRIARGVLDPLIEFYRPIPPLAYLPLIVIWCGIGELSKVLLIYLAIFAPIAIATATGVRTVDPAKLRAAQSLGATRAQLIRHVILPSALPDILTGVRIGLGVGWSTLVAAELIAATSGLGFMVQSAAQFLVTDVVVLGILVIALIAFAMEMGLRALQRKLVPWHGQAH, encoded by the coding sequence ATGAGCAGTTACGACGTTTCCGCCACCGCTGTGAAACCCGCCACCGCGTCGGTGGTGATTCCCGTACGCCGTAGTCTCAGCACTCGCTGGATCAGCCTGCTGACCTTGTTCGCGTTGCTGGTGATCTGGTGGGCCGTCACGGCCACCGGCCTGATCGAACCGCTGTTCCTGCCGCCACCTTCCGCTGTACTGCAAAAAGGCTGGTTGCTGGCGACCACGGGCTACATGGATTCGACCTTGTGGCAGCACCTGGGCGCGAGCCTCAGTCGCATCGGCCTCGGCCTGGGTTTTGCGATTTTGACCGCGGTGCCGGTGGGCATTGCCATCGGCGCCAACCGCATCGCCCGTGGCGTGCTCGATCCGCTGATCGAGTTCTACCGTCCGATTCCGCCCCTCGCTTATCTGCCGCTGATCGTGATCTGGTGCGGCATCGGCGAGCTGTCGAAAGTACTGCTGATCTACCTGGCGATTTTCGCTCCGATCGCGATTGCTACCGCCACCGGCGTGCGTACCGTCGACCCGGCCAAATTGCGCGCCGCACAGTCGCTCGGCGCGACTCGCGCACAACTGATTCGCCACGTGATTTTGCCCAGCGCCCTGCCGGACATTCTCACTGGAGTGCGCATTGGTCTGGGTGTCGGCTGGTCGACCCTGGTCGCCGCCGAATTGATCGCGGCCACCAGCGGCCTGGGCTTCATGGTGCAGTCGGCCGCGCAATTCCTGGTCACCGATGTGGTGGTGCTGGGGATTCTGGTCATCGCCCTGATCGCCTTCGCCATGGAAATGGGCCTGCGCGCCCTGCAACGCAAACTGGTGCCGTGGCACGGCCAGGCCCACTGA
- the mgrA gene encoding L-glyceraldehyde 3-phosphate reductase — protein sequence MTYTAAENRYDSIPYRRVGRSGLVLPALSLGLWHNFGDSTPIDTQRSLLRTAFDLGINHFDLANNYGPPYGSAEINFGRLLREDFKQYRDELIISSKAGWDMWPGPYGQGGGSRKYVLASLDQSLQRLGLDYVDIFYSHRFDPDTPLEETASALATAVQQGKALYIGISSYSGVKTREIAALLKEWKVPLLIHQPAYNLLNRWVEKDLLDTTDELGTGVIAFTPLAQGLLTDKYLNGVPADARVNRPGGGSLQASHLSEANIAHVRALNEIAKRRGQSLAQLALAWTLRDPRVTSALIGASRPEQIIENVGALKNLSFSAEELAEIDRFAQEGGINLWEKPSTAE from the coding sequence ATGACTTACACCGCTGCCGAAAACCGCTATGACTCCATCCCTTACCGCCGCGTCGGACGCAGCGGTCTGGTGCTGCCGGCGCTGTCCCTGGGCCTGTGGCACAACTTCGGCGACAGCACGCCGATCGACACCCAGCGCTCGTTGCTGCGCACGGCGTTCGATCTGGGGATCAACCACTTCGACCTGGCCAACAATTACGGCCCGCCCTACGGCAGCGCCGAGATCAACTTTGGCCGTCTGCTGCGCGAAGACTTCAAGCAATACCGCGATGAGCTGATCATCTCCAGCAAGGCCGGCTGGGACATGTGGCCCGGCCCTTACGGGCAGGGCGGCGGCTCACGCAAATATGTGCTGGCCAGCCTCGACCAGAGCTTGCAACGCCTGGGCCTGGACTATGTGGATATCTTCTATTCGCACCGCTTCGACCCGGACACCCCGCTGGAAGAAACCGCCAGCGCCCTCGCCACGGCGGTGCAGCAGGGCAAGGCGCTGTACATCGGCATCTCGTCGTATTCCGGGGTGAAAACCCGCGAAATCGCCGCGTTGCTCAAAGAATGGAAAGTACCGCTGTTGATCCACCAGCCGGCGTACAACCTGCTCAACCGCTGGGTGGAAAAAGACCTGCTCGACACCACCGACGAACTCGGCACCGGCGTGATTGCGTTCACCCCGCTGGCGCAGGGTCTGCTGACCGACAAATACCTCAACGGCGTGCCGGCGGATGCGCGGGTCAATCGCCCGGGCGGTGGTTCGCTGCAGGCTTCGCATTTGTCCGAGGCCAACATCGCTCATGTACGGGCGTTGAATGAAATCGCCAAGCGTCGTGGGCAGAGTCTGGCGCAACTGGCGCTGGCGTGGACGCTGCGGGATCCGCGAGTGACTTCGGCACTGATCGGCGCGAGCCGGCCGGAGCAGATTATCGAAAACGTCGGGGCGTTGAAGAATCTGAGCTTCAGTGCGGAGGAGCTGGCGGAGATTGACCGGTTTGCTCAGGAGGGCGGGATCAATCTTTGGGAGAAGCCTTCGACGGCTGAATAA